Proteins from a genomic interval of Salinarchaeum sp. Harcht-Bsk1:
- a CDS encoding DUF5787 family protein, with translation MTDWTREFPFELRVCRWAEHEWPPGEASLQPDQCVIVGRQLGTRERRWDTVVAICDAEALRTRAVFGERALDRNLLRVVRNAPFDFEWYRDALELWTTDWRYVREAVKDAADRDLIETRRRNNRIELRRRWEYPDWLEALIAIENKPDLDRSAADALADQMQRDVAFGLADEAWVATLKTGESAEPGLLADMPVEAGVLAVDPEAGDADVLWHPRSLAVEAPGTRIVDRPTGSEYDQSAAEFEYVDAEWKALARLAIAERLYERGWRSYVDSMQPDCRHFELETVGEDGTAALQPHCAAKQTCPTSWECSGRCSEYEPEPPAWRSKGWPIEGGPGKGLRSVLEARRARKRPK, from the coding sequence GTGACCGACTGGACGCGGGAGTTTCCGTTCGAACTTCGCGTCTGCCGCTGGGCCGAGCACGAGTGGCCACCGGGGGAGGCGTCGCTGCAGCCAGACCAGTGCGTCATCGTCGGCCGACAGCTCGGCACCCGCGAGCGCCGCTGGGACACCGTCGTCGCCATCTGCGACGCCGAGGCCCTCCGGACGCGAGCCGTCTTTGGCGAGCGAGCGCTCGATCGAAACCTCCTGCGCGTCGTGCGGAACGCGCCGTTCGACTTCGAGTGGTATCGCGACGCCCTGGAGCTGTGGACCACCGACTGGCGCTACGTCCGCGAGGCGGTCAAGGACGCCGCCGACCGGGACCTGATCGAGACGCGCCGCCGGAACAACCGGATCGAACTCCGCCGGCGCTGGGAGTACCCCGACTGGCTCGAGGCGTTGATCGCCATCGAGAACAAGCCGGATCTGGATCGAAGCGCCGCCGACGCGCTCGCCGATCAGATGCAACGCGACGTAGCCTTTGGCCTGGCCGACGAGGCCTGGGTCGCGACGCTGAAGACGGGCGAGTCGGCAGAGCCAGGCCTCCTCGCCGACATGCCCGTCGAGGCCGGCGTGCTCGCGGTCGACCCCGAGGCGGGCGACGCCGACGTGCTCTGGCATCCCCGCTCGCTCGCCGTCGAGGCCCCCGGGACTCGAATCGTCGATCGCCCCACCGGGAGCGAGTACGACCAGTCCGCGGCCGAGTTCGAGTACGTCGACGCCGAGTGGAAGGCTCTCGCGAGACTCGCGATCGCCGAACGGCTCTACGAGCGCGGGTGGCGCTCCTACGTCGACTCGATGCAGCCGGACTGCCGGCACTTCGAACTGGAGACCGTCGGCGAGGACGGGACCGCTGCCCTCCAGCCCCACTGCGCGGCCAAACAGACGTGCCCGACGTCATGGGAGTGCTCGGGGCGTTGCAGCGAGTACGAACCCGAGCCGCCGGCGTGGCGGTCGAAGGGCTGGCCGATCGAGGGCGGACCGGGGAAGGGGCTCCGCTCGGTGCTGGAGGCACGGCGGGCGAGAAAGCGACCGAAGTGA